From Methanobacterium congolense, one genomic window encodes:
- a CDS encoding archaeosine biosynthesis radical SAM protein RaSEA, giving the protein MEIQKLMHEIRENAIEKMEKKSPEDLAASWSGEDLLYSGIGNAIFVVLPTSGCAWALSGSGGCTMCSYVADSPLVDVGADELVDIFKKRMARHEIRENTTVKIFVSGSFLNEDEVPKEARDTILGILRDEENVKEVVVESRPEYVTEEVLRDCSEALGNKLFEIGMGLETSNNHTRKYKINKGFTCEDFEAAVATIKSMQPKHNVHAKAYLFVKPILTSERDAIDEAVESARYAEGIGASRVSFCPATIHKGTLMETLWKQGAYQPPWIWSVVEILKQVRSSVKIPVIMDTAAFGTRRGPYNCKKCNSRLKKLIIQSNLQQNIPSELEEFECDCKVKWAADVEFSDLTHSTTNLSRMK; this is encoded by the coding sequence ATGGAAATACAAAAGTTAATGCATGAAATTAGAGAGAACGCCATTGAAAAGATGGAAAAAAAGTCTCCAGAAGACCTGGCAGCAAGCTGGTCCGGTGAGGACTTGCTTTACTCAGGAATTGGAAACGCTATTTTTGTGGTGCTTCCCACTTCAGGTTGTGCCTGGGCACTTTCAGGATCTGGAGGTTGTACCATGTGCAGTTACGTTGCAGATTCACCCCTTGTAGATGTTGGGGCAGATGAACTCGTTGACATCTTCAAAAAACGCATGGCCCGGCATGAAATAAGGGAAAACACAACTGTGAAGATCTTCGTATCTGGAAGCTTCCTGAACGAAGATGAAGTTCCTAAAGAGGCCAGGGATACTATTTTAGGAATTTTAAGGGATGAAGAAAATGTTAAAGAGGTTGTTGTTGAATCAAGACCAGAGTACGTGACAGAGGAAGTGCTCCGTGACTGCAGTGAAGCCCTGGGAAACAAGCTCTTTGAGATTGGAATGGGACTTGAAACCTCAAACAACCACACAAGGAAGTACAAGATAAACAAGGGATTCACGTGTGAAGACTTCGAAGCTGCAGTTGCAACCATCAAGAGTATGCAGCCGAAACACAACGTCCATGCCAAGGCATACCTCTTTGTAAAACCGATATTAACATCTGAGAGGGACGCAATTGATGAAGCTGTTGAATCTGCACGGTACGCTGAAGGCATCGGTGCAAGCAGAGTTTCGTTCTGTCCTGCAACCATCCATAAGGGCACACTCATGGAAACCCTCTGGAAGCAGGGAGCCTACCAACCCCCATGGATATGGAGCGTTGTTGAGATACTGAAGCAGGTGAGGAGTTCTGTTAAGATCCCTGTTATAATGGACACTGCAGCATTTGGAACCCGGAGAGGTCCTTACAACTGTAAAAAATGTAATTCTCGCCTTAAAAAGCTGATAATACAATCCAACCTTCAACAGAATATTCCAAGTGAACTGGAAGAATTTGAATGTGACTGTAAGGTTAAATGGGCTGCAGATGTGGAGTTTTCAGACCTCACACATTCAACAACCAATTTAAGCCGGATGAAGTAG
- the mer gene encoding 5,10-methylenetetrahydromethanopterin reductase: protein MKFGIEFVPNEPIDKIVKLVKLAEDVGFEYAWITDHYNNKNVYETLALIAAGTETIKMGPGVTNPYVRSPAITASAIATLDELSNGRATLGIGPGDKATFDALGIEWTKPVSTIKNAIATMSTLLAGEKTESGASLMGAKAVQEKVPIYMGAQGPMMLKTAGGFSDGALINASNPKDFEAAVPMIKEGAEAEGKSISDVDVAAYTCCSIAEDADKALNAAKIVVAFIAAGSPPPVFERHGLPTDTGAKFGAFLGKGDFGGAIGAVTPELMDAFSVVGTPKEFVPKIEALGNMGVTQYVAGSPIGPDKESSIKLLGEVIASF from the coding sequence ATGAAGTTTGGTATCGAATTTGTTCCAAATGAACCTATAGACAAGATTGTAAAGCTTGTCAAACTCGCAGAAGACGTAGGATTTGAATACGCATGGATTACAGACCACTACAACAACAAGAACGTATATGAAACCCTTGCATTAATTGCAGCAGGAACCGAAACCATAAAAATGGGTCCTGGTGTAACCAACCCCTACGTAAGAAGCCCAGCAATAACAGCATCTGCTATTGCAACCCTCGACGAATTATCAAACGGAAGGGCAACCCTAGGTATTGGACCTGGTGACAAAGCAACCTTCGATGCATTAGGAATCGAATGGACAAAGCCTGTCAGCACAATCAAAAACGCAATCGCAACCATGAGCACACTCCTAGCTGGAGAAAAAACAGAAAGCGGTGCAAGCCTTATGGGTGCAAAAGCAGTTCAGGAAAAAGTCCCAATTTACATGGGAGCTCAGGGACCAATGATGCTCAAAACCGCCGGAGGATTCTCAGACGGTGCATTGATCAACGCATCAAACCCAAAAGACTTTGAAGCAGCTGTTCCAATGATAAAAGAAGGAGCAGAAGCAGAAGGTAAATCCATATCTGATGTTGATGTTGCAGCATACACATGCTGTTCCATAGCAGAAGACGCTGACAAAGCATTAAACGCAGCAAAAATAGTTGTTGCATTTATAGCAGCAGGATCACCACCACCAGTATTCGAAAGACACGGACTACCAACAGACACCGGTGCAAAATTCGGAGCATTCTTAGGTAAAGGTGACTTCGGAGGAGCAATTGGAGCTGTTACACCAGAATTAATGGACGCATTCTCAGTTGTTGGAACTCCAAAAGAGTTCGTTCCAAAAATCGAAGCTCTCGGCAACATGGGCGTTACCCAGTACGTCGCAGGTTCCCCAATAGGACCAGACAAAGAATCATCCATAAAATTACTCGGAGAAGTTATAGCAAGCTTCTAA
- a CDS encoding SPL family radical SAM protein: MREIKVKSLLNKHKKRDSCFLDDYTLNPYAGCSMGCIYCYTRGSKYGARQTPENVTNMDVALKADAASILKRQLKNRLRRGERGFIVLGSAAEAYPNVENDLKVTREILGLIKRFKFPVHVCTRSKLVLRDLDLLRAVNETAVLPDDLDYLEHGVFISFSFSTLDEGLARLLEPGAPSPQERLETMKKCSVAGFKVGVINMPVLPFLSDSDESLEAMVKSAKEHGASYVMFAALTLFGNGPEDCRTLYYKFLEDNYPELIPEYQKLFRNSSYPSNTYQKDLSRRAKKVSDKYNIKTRIL, from the coding sequence GTGCGTGAAATCAAGGTTAAATCCCTTCTGAACAAACACAAAAAACGTGACAGCTGTTTTCTGGATGATTACACACTTAATCCCTATGCTGGATGTTCCATGGGTTGTATCTACTGTTACACCCGTGGCAGCAAGTACGGTGCTCGTCAAACCCCTGAGAATGTTACAAATATGGATGTGGCCTTGAAGGCTGATGCAGCCTCTATCCTTAAACGCCAGCTTAAAAACAGACTTCGGAGGGGTGAACGTGGATTCATAGTCCTTGGATCTGCAGCTGAAGCTTATCCTAATGTAGAAAATGATCTTAAGGTTACAAGAGAAATCTTAGGTTTGATCAAACGCTTCAAATTTCCTGTTCATGTCTGCACCAGATCAAAACTGGTGCTTAGGGATCTGGATCTTTTAAGGGCTGTGAATGAAACTGCAGTTCTCCCAGATGACCTGGATTACCTGGAACATGGGGTGTTCATATCATTCTCATTTTCAACCCTGGATGAAGGATTAGCTCGGTTACTTGAACCTGGAGCTCCAAGTCCTCAGGAGCGACTTGAAACCATGAAAAAATGCAGTGTGGCTGGTTTCAAGGTGGGTGTAATCAACATGCCGGTTCTCCCATTTTTATCAGATTCAGATGAATCATTGGAAGCCATGGTAAAAAGTGCTAAGGAACACGGGGCAAGTTATGTTATGTTCGCTGCATTAACACTCTTTGGTAACGGGCCAGAAGACTGCAGAACCCTTTACTACAAATTTCTTGAGGATAATTATCCTGAACTCATACCAGAGTATCAGAAACTTTTCAGAAATTCTTCCTACCCCTCAAACACATATCAAAAGGATTTATCAAGAAGAGCGAAGAAGGTTTCAGATAAATATAATATAAAAACAAGGATATTATGA